The following coding sequences lie in one Euhalothece natronophila Z-M001 genomic window:
- the ribD gene encoding bifunctional diaminohydroxyphosphoribosylaminopyrimidine deaminase/5-amino-6-(5-phosphoribosylamino)uracil reductase RibD has translation MLSPTIGTPFDQAMMQRCLQLACQGMGKTSPNPLVGAVVVQNGKIVGEGYHPSFGEPHAEVFALREAGEKAQGATLYVNLEPCNHYGRTPPCSEAVIQAGIAKVIMGMADPNKTASGGKERLEEAGISVVVGVEEKACLELNAGFIQRVLYQRPYGIFKYAMTLDGKIATTIGHSAWVTDIPARKRVYQERAQCDAVIVGGNTIRQDNPYLTTHQLTSHNPLRIIMTQGLNLSPQARIFQTEEASTLVLTETENLAVKKQLEKQGVEVYQLSPLTPKTVMKYLYERGLAKVLWECGGNLGAKAIKEGAVQQIFAFIAPKIIGGVAAPSPVGDLEFKQMTEALILEETSWEQLGNDYLLKGKIASSFWEKRLN, from the coding sequence TGGGACTCCTTTTGATCAAGCCATGATGCAACGGTGTCTTCAACTTGCCTGTCAAGGAATGGGCAAAACCTCTCCTAACCCTTTGGTTGGTGCGGTAGTTGTCCAAAATGGCAAAATTGTAGGAGAAGGCTATCATCCTAGCTTCGGAGAGCCTCATGCGGAAGTCTTTGCCTTACGAGAAGCTGGGGAAAAGGCTCAAGGAGCGACCCTTTATGTTAATCTCGAACCCTGTAATCATTATGGACGCACTCCCCCTTGTTCAGAAGCTGTTATTCAAGCAGGAATTGCTAAAGTGATTATGGGAATGGCTGACCCAAATAAAACGGCTTCTGGGGGTAAAGAACGGCTAGAAGAGGCAGGAATTTCGGTTGTTGTGGGAGTTGAGGAAAAGGCATGTCTTGAACTCAATGCTGGATTTATTCAACGAGTGCTTTATCAGCGTCCTTACGGCATTTTCAAGTATGCTATGACCTTAGACGGCAAAATTGCCACCACAATTGGACATAGTGCTTGGGTAACGGATATTCCAGCACGAAAGCGAGTCTATCAAGAACGTGCTCAATGTGATGCGGTAATTGTAGGGGGCAATACCATTCGTCAAGATAATCCTTATTTAACCACCCATCAATTAACCTCTCATAATCCCCTAAGAATTATTATGACACAGGGATTAAATTTATCACCACAGGCTCGTATTTTTCAGACGGAAGAAGCGTCAACGTTAGTCCTAACAGAAACGGAAAATTTAGCGGTCAAAAAGCAATTAGAAAAGCAAGGGGTAGAAGTTTATCAGTTATCCCCTTTAACCCCAAAAACTGTAATGAAATATCTTTATGAGCGAGGATTAGCAAAAGTTTTATGGGAATGTGGGGGAAATTTAGGAGCTAAAGCCATTAAAGAAGGAGCTGTACAGCAAATTTTTGCCTTTATTGCCCCAAAAATTATTGGGGGTGTAGCAGCACCCTCTCCTGTGGGAGATTTAGAGTTCAAACAAATGACAGAGGCTTTAATTTTAGAAGAAACCAGTTGGGAACAATTGGGAAATGATTATTTATTAAAAGGGAAGATTGCTTCTAGCTTTTGGGAAAAACGACTTAATTAG